The window GATCGCATCTCGCAGCGGTCGAATGAGAGACTCCTGCGGACCGGCTGCGTTTCCTTCGTCCTGGTTTTCGCGCTCGTACATCTCTCCCTCCGGTTGCACGCGCGCTTTCACCAAAACTCGAAAGAACACGTGATCGTCGCCTACCACGATTACGTGCCGTCGTTCCTGCACGTGATGCAGGCGAACGCCGGCCCCCAGGGCGACCGGCCAGCCCTTCCCACTTTGGAATCGAGAACCCGCACCGCGGCTTACTTCGACCCAAAGCGGACCGAGCGAATGCCGGCCATCCCGCGGCCGCGCAACATCGTCTGGATCAATATCGAATCATTCCGTTTCGACGCGATCGATGAAAAGACGATGCCGCGGCTGATGGCCTACGCGGATCATTTCCAAGTCCGGCTTCAGCGCCGGCATTGGAGCGGGGGGAACGCAACCCAGTTCGGCATCTTTTCCCAGCTCACCGGCTTGAGTGGCTATCACCTCCATCATTTGAGCCGCGCGAACATGCCCGATCCGTTCCTGACGCTGCTCGGAAAAAACGGCTATCGCCTCCGCGTCGCGAAAAAGAAGCAGTTGAAATACATCGGTCTCTCCGTCCTCCTCCCGCCCGGGACCGTCGAGCAGGATGTAGAGAAGGGTTCGCAGGACGTCGAGGACCGGCGAATGATCGACCGATACCTGGAGGATCGCGCGTCCCGGCCTGCGGGGACCTTCAATTTCGATTTCATTGCTTTCGACGCCACCCACTGGCCCTACCCGTTTCCGCAGGAGCACGCCGTTTTTCAACCGGCGCCGCCGTTGAATGGCTCGCAGATGATCCTTGGTTTTCCGGAGGAGCTCGAATTCGTTCGGAATCGCTATCGCAACGCCTGCCACTTTGTCGACGAGCAGATCGCCCGGGTCCTGGATGATCTGCGAGCGCGCAACGAGCTCGACTCCACCCTGGTCGTGATCCTGGGCGATCACGGCGAAGAATTCGAGGAGCGCGGCCAGATCACGCATGCCGCGGTCCTGAACGATTTCCAGGCCCGGACGCCTCTTTGGATGCATCTGCCCGATGCCGGACCCGGGCCGCTGCGACTTGAAGTGCCCACGACTCACCTGGATGTCGTGCCCACTATTCTCGAGTCGTTCGGGTTCGAAGAGGATGTCCTTTATACCCAGGGCCGATCGTTGCTGAGCGCGCTCGAGGATCGTCCCGTTCTCTGCCTGTCGGATACCGGCTTTCGCGTTCCGCTTTACCGCACTCTGGTCACAGGCACCTACATTTCGCGCTGGGCGCAACGGCCGCTCCAGTATCTTTTTGCCGGCGTCCAACGGCGCGACGGCGGAAAAGTCGAAGGCGAGGAATGGCTCCGCGAGGCGCGCCTTTTGAATTCGGAAGCCGCTGCGATGTTTGAGTTGCTCCCGGACGTTTCGCAGCCGCCGCGAGAATTCGACGGACGCAACCGGCCCTAGCCGTAGCGCAGCCGGCGCGGATGGCTGCCGACGATCAATCCGTCCTGCATCTCGTGGATCCAATCGCACGCCTCGGCGATCTCGGGGTTATGGGTCACCAGGAGCATCGCCTTGCGCTCTTCCTGGACGATTCGTTGCAGCAGCTCGAAGACGCGCCGGGAATTCGCGCTGTCGAGATTTCCGGTCGGCTCATCGGCGAGAATCACGCTCGGGTTATTCGCCAGGGAACGGGCGACCGCCACGCGCTGTTGTTCGCCGCCGGACAGATGCCGGCTGGGCCGCTTCAGTTTCCCGCCCAGCCCCACCGCATCGAGCAAATGGGCGGAACGCGCCAGCATTTCCTCTTCCGTCGCGGCCGCCAGGCGCCGCATCGGGATCATCACGTTTTCCTGGGCGGTGAAATCCTCGAGAAGAAAATGGAACTGGAAAATGAACCCGAGGAGCTCATTTCGTTTCCGGTCGAGCGCATCATGAGCCAGATGGGAAACGATCTCATTTTCGATCGCGACGCTGCCGCTATCGGCCTGGTCGAGCAAACCGAGAATGTATAGCAGCGTGCTCTTCCCGCAGCCGGAAGGTCCCACGACCGCGTGCACCGTTCCGCGCTCGAGTTGAAGCGAGACGCCGCGCAACGCATGCACCCGCGAATCTTCCTCGCCGAGGAAGCGTTCGATGCCCTCACAGCTGAGTGAAACTTCAGCGTCCATGTTTTTCAGGGTAGCTTCAGTCGCAATCGCAGCGAAATCCTTTTCGCGGCTGCGCTCCCGCTCCAAAGTCGGAGCGACCGCCATTTCCCCTCGGGGAAATAGCAGACAGAGAGACAAACGAACCCCAACGCCGGAATTCTGTTCTCAAAGTGTTTCAAAGTGTACTCAAACTGATTATTTCGCGCCACCAGTGAGCCCGAGTTAAAAGGAGCGCCACAATTTCGATCTCCCCTTGTAACAACTCTCCCAAGACACCTCTCACATTTCGCTGCCAAACCCCTCATTACTAAACCAAACCCAACAGCCAGAAAGCCTGTGCATCCATCAGTTCCTATGAAAAAACGACTGTCTCCAATCCTCGCAATTATTCTCCTAAGTTTATTCGCCTGTTTCTCCGCCAGGGGGGTAGGCTTTGACAGGATCAACGTCACGGCCTATGGGGCCGTGCCAAACGACGGCGCCGATGATACGGCGGCGATCAACACTGCCCTTACCAAGGGTCAGAGCATCTATTTCCCGGCCGGGACTTATAACTACAACGGCTCGATGATCCTGCAGGGCTCCCTGGCCGGCAAGCCCTTTCGGTTTTATGGCGAGGGTCCGGGCGTCTCCACGATCATATTCACGAATGCTTCCTCTGGAGGCATCAACGCGCCAAGTATGGGGCAGAATTCACTTGTCGTGGAGGGCCTTACCCTTCAGGCCAACTCATCTGGTTGCGCAACAGCGATCGACGCGACGTTTGGAAACGGCGTATACCGGGCTGCGACGATCCACAACGTCCAAATCAAAGGAACCTCCACAGACGGAACGAATGGGACCAGTTGGTCTAACGGGATCCACCTTGTGGGCGCGACCCACTCGGTTCTTGATAAAGTCGAGATTACCGGCAACACCGCCACGACAACTGGGATCTGGTTCGAACCGCCGGGGGGCAGCCCGCCGCAGGCCGCCACCGGCTTCAACATGTCGAACATCCAGGTCAAATGGTGCAATACCGCCTTGCGGACGACCGGACACATCGAAGGTGTTTACCTGACAGGATTCGAATTTACTTCGTGCGGCCGGGGCGGATTGCCCGCCGTGGATCTGAATGTCACCACGCTCGCCCAGGGAGGGGCGTTCCACTTGGTCAACGGAACGATCGATATGATAGGTGACGGCCTCGTTCTGACAAAACCCAGCTTTGCCAAGATATCGAACGTCCGGTTCGTTCACAATGCTCCGGGAGCCACTGTCAGCAACATGTTGAAAATCAGCGATGGGTTCAATGTGACGGTGTCGCAATGCTCCTTTTACGGAGGAGACGCTAACGGCCCGGGTGAAAACGGCATTACAGGACTTAACACAACGTCTCTCCAACTTAATGGAAACAACTTTAACCACATGCTTGCGCCGGGCCTCGGCACGGGTGTTGTCGTATGGGGTGAATGCCCCGGACTTCGGATTACCGATAATTTGTTCACTGACTTCGGCCACGGCCAGTATTGGGTGGCGGTGACGGGGACGCCCGCGCCGTATTATTGCGGGAACTACCCTTCGACTTCGAATGTCTGTGGGAACAACCCGTAAGGTGGATCAAGAATTAAGGAATTATTTCGCATGAGAACACGCTTATTTTCTATTGTCCTGCTGTTGAGCCTTGGGTTTTGCCTGCCAGCAATGGCCGAGGATCGTATCAACGTGACCGATCCCGCTTACGCAGGCGGAGCAATCCCCAACGATGGACAGGACGATACGGCGGCCATCAACGCCGCTGTTAACGCCGGTCCCGCGAACGCCGGTCGCAGTATCTACTTTCCTCCGGGGAGTTATAACTACACCGGCTTTATTTGGCTTCCGGCGAATACGTCCTATCGCTTCTATGGCGACGGGCCAGGAGTATCAACCATCGTCTTTACGGGTAACCCCTCCGGAGGCATCTGGGGTTATAATATGGGCTCCGCCACTCTTCAGGTCGACGGACTCACCCTTCAAGCGAATTCCAGGGCCTGCGGGACCGCAATTTATGCGGTTTTTAATCCGTCGGGCTCAAACGACAAGGTCCGGAGCGCTACCATTCACAATGTGCAAATCATTAGATCTCTCCAAGGGAACTCCGTCGCCGGTTTCTGGAACGGCGGAATCTATCTTGAGCGAGCGCAGAATGCCGTGATCGACAAAGCGGAGATCATCGGCCTCCCTCGGTTTCAGGACGGCGTAATGGGCGCCGGGCCCTGGGAGCAGCCGCGCCCACCCTTTGGCATCAGCAACACTCCGGTTGAGAAAGGGGACGTCGTAGCCGGCGCGGACCCGGGCTGGGGGGACCCGGGCCAAGACTACGGCATCAAGTGGGTGTCCTCCAACGATTACAAGACTACTGGACTTCAATTGTCCAACCTAATGATATGGTGGTGCAATGCGGCCTTGCAGACGTCCGGATGGGTAGAAGGTCTTTACCTGAACGGGTTTGAGTTTGCGTTCTGCGGCGATTTTGGAGTGCCCGTCATCGACCTCAGCTCGTCGGCTCCCAATTTGGGATCGGCATTTCATCTGGTTAACGGGCATGTGGGCGCTCTCCAGAACGGAATACGACTTACCAATCTTCGCGGTGCCAAAGTATCAAAAATACTCTTCATCCACGTTAGCGGCGCATATGCTGATCCATGCTGCGATGACAATGGCCAGCCCGAGGGGTGTCACCCCCGGCCGGCGTGTAACACCCTTCCGTATACTTCATCCGGTGATGACTTGGCTTTGAATAGTTCTACCGATGCGGTGATTTCGGCCAATTCATTCGTCGGCGTAGGCACTGACGAAACAGACGAGAACTGCATCCTGCTAAACAATAGTCACTCGGTGCAGATCAGCGAAAACTATTTCACTCACGTCTTGCCGGTCAACCCTGTTGATGCCTGCATTAAAATTCTTTTTAGCAGCAACCTCGTCCGGGTCATAAACAACGTGTTCGAGCTCAATGGGAACAACCCGTATGGAGGCGTGAACCGACCCTATAATGATGCGGCAACCGATACCTATTATCGAGGTAATACCCAGTAATCCAGGGACGGATCGCCAACGCTCTTGACGGAAAGGAAAGGGGCAGCCCTAGGACGGGCTGCCCCTTGTCCTTTCTCCGGCCGTCTGAGTCGATGAGTCACCCCAGGACAGTAAAGCGACCACGGAGCGCCCTGAAGGCGTTCCTGAATGTTGACCGTAGCTTCAGTCGGCGTCGCAGTGAAATCCGTTTCGCTCCGCCAATTCGATCCTACTTGCGCTGCTTTTGGGTCGGCGCCGGCGTCGGAGTGCCAACCGCCGGAGTTGGCGTCGGGGTCTTCGCGGCGAGGAGGCCGCTCCGTTCCTTGAGCAACTGCTCGACGGTGCCCTTTGCGATGAGGTAAGGGCGGGGCTCGAGTTTTTGTTCTTTCGCCAGCTTTTCTGTGAGCTGCGTTTGCTTGATTTGAAATTCCTGGTCGAGCTTCGCTTTGTCCTCGGGCTTTTCGTCTTTGCCTGGTGTGCGCTCTTTCGGAAGGGTGGCGGCGACGGAAACCAGGACGGGATAATTCTCTCCAACCGGTTTCCCGATTTTGAGGGTGTAAACGAAACCGTCAAAGGTCTCTATCGTGATAACCGCGGGTTTATCGAGACCGGTTTCTGCCACCGGGGCGTCCGGGGCCATGACGTCGGCGACAGGCGCGTAAGAGAAAAGTGCCGCGATTGCTGAAGCTTTGGTAACGTCGAGTTCTTCACCTGGCTTCGCATCCGCCAGTTTCCAAGGCGACGTCGCCGTATCGCGCGTCAATTTCCAATTCATCGGCGGCGTGGCGCCGGCGAGCGTTATCGTCTTCGCATTCTCAACCTTGATGAAGTCGCGGCTCAACCATTTCTCCGGTTTTGGATCGACTTCATCGAGCGTGTCGGCCACAAGGACGACTCGGTTCGCGCTATCGACGGTGCGGGCGTAACGGCCCGACGGCATGCCCTCCGGCGGGGCAAAAGATGAGCCATCGGATTGCTTCAGGTATTTTTTCCCAATCAGCAGCGCGGCAATCCGTTTGCCGCCGTCCCCTTTCAAATCGAGCAGGGTGCCACTGTTCGGGTCCGAACCGGGATCGAGCAATTGCAACCGGCCAAACTGCGACGGACCGATTTTCACATCCTGGACAGCGCGCAGTTCCCAGATTTTTCGGAGCAGGCTGCTGATGAGATCGAAGTTGGCCGGATAATCCGCCCGCTCCTTCACCTTCCAGACACCATCCTTTTTGGCGAGGTTCAATTCGGCGCTGCTCGCCTTGATCGTGATTTGGGAAACGTCATTGAGCGGAAAATCGAGAATCTTGCCGGTGGCCTTAACGGAGCTGCTGCTCCATGACGCCGCATTGCGCTGCTGGAGAAACAGAGCGACACCGCCGATTACGGCGAGCACGACCAGGACAACGGCGAGCTGTTTCCCTTTCATTGGCGCTTCCGTTTCCTGAGCGCGAGCGCGAACCCGGCTACGATCACCGCCGCGGGCATCCCGGCGATGTTGAACCACTTGATCCGGTTCTCGAGCGAATCGATCTCCGACCGGAGCTTCTTGCGCATTTGTTTCAGCTGCGTTTTCGATTCCGCTTCCTTCTTCCGAAAGCTGACCAGTTCCTGCTGCTGTTCGGGCGAAAGAATAAACCGCTGGTTGGCGTCCTTGTTCTGTTGCAGCTCGTTCACTTTGCGCTGGGTCTCAGCGAGGCTTTGCTCGAGCTCCTTGATCTTGCTGCGGTAACTCGCGTCGGCCTCAGCCTGGAGTTTCTGCACGACCGTGAAGGGACGTTCGCGCGACGCCCGGCTCCGGACCGTGATAAGGTTGCTGTCTCCGGCCAGTTGCTCGACCACGCTCTGGGCGAAGCTCAAATTGCTGTTGAGCGGCATGATCAATCGTTGCCCGAGGCCCTGAATTTCTCGCACGGACAGCGGGTCCTGGATCATGTCCGCGTCGCCGATCAGGACGACGGCGCTCGGCTGGGCCGATTCTTTCAATCCCGTTTCGGCCGGTTTTTCTTCCGGCTTCTGCTCAGCGGGACTCGCCGCCGGCTTTGGTTTGCCATCGGGGAAAGCCGTCTTGAATTTGCCGGTCAGCCGGAGCGCCAGGGAATATTCCGTCCCGGTGGCGGCGAAACTACTCGCGATTTGCCCGGGGGCCATCGCGGCCATCCGGGCATCGGTCACTGCTGAATTCTTCGAGGATTTGATCAGGATCGTTTTCGTGAGCCCGTCCGGCGGGGTCCCGGTGAAGGCACCGGCGAGCGCCATCAACAGATTGTCTGCCTGAGCCGAAACGACATCCTCCTTGTTGATGGCGGTTTCATTTAATGCCAGGACCGTGGGGTTGGGGCCTTGTTGCAACTGCGCCACATGCTCCATGTCGACGACCACCGTGGCCGTGTCGAAGCTCAGGCCCCACGCTTTGAACAATTTGTCCAGGTTCGAGGTGCTCGGCGGCGGCATCCCTCCCATGGGCGACTGCGCCGACCGGTCAAGCGCGCAGAGCGGATCGACAAACGCAACCAGCTTCCCGCCGCGCAGGACGAATTGGTCGAGCGCATACTGGGCGACGTCCGAAAAGTTCTTGGGATGAATCACGACCAGCACCTTGATGTCGTCGGGGATCTTGTCCGCCGTGACTTCGACCTGTTTGACGTTGAAGTCGCGTTTCAGCTCTGCCATGAATGCCCACGGCGGCGTCCCGTTCTGGCCGCGTTGCGTCATGATCGGGTTCGTTTCGCCCATCACCGGTAACGGGCTCATCACGCCGATCACCGGCTTTTCAGCGGTGGTGACGCGCGCGATTGCCCGGGAAATGTCGTATTCGAGGAGCCGCTCACGGTCTGGCGTCAAAAACGGAAGCGCCTGTTTCTGGTCGAGCATCCCGACGCTGAGGCCGAGATAGATTCTCTCGCCGGTCCGTGTTTGTTGCGGTTCCACGCCGTCCAAACGCGCCGAGTCCTCCGCGTCAGAGTCCGGCTCCGGGTTCAATCGCTGGATCTCGATCTGGCCTTTGGACGCCTGCCGGTATTCGCCGAGCAAATCTTCGATCCGCTGGGCGTAATTCGTCAGGAAAACCGGCATCGCGCTGGCGTTCTTGGTGCAATAGAACCGGATCTGAACCGGCGTATCGAGCTTCGCCAAAATCGCCCGCGTCCCGGGCGACAGCGTATAAGCCTTCTCGCTCGTGAGATCGACCCGGGCCCGCGCGCGCGAGGCGATGAAGTTGATCGCGATCAGGATCAGGACCATCGCCACGATCCCGATCGTGGAATAGAGAAACGTCTCGAGCTGTTTCTTTTTGGTCGAATCCATAACGCTAGCCGGCCCGATGTGCGCGGATGATCACGCTGGTCGCGAACAGACAGAAAACGATCACCGACAGAAAAAAGATCACGTCCCGGGAATCGATCACCCCATTTTGGATGCTCTCGAAATGGGTCATCACGCTGAAGGCCGCGATGGTTTCAACCAGCCACGAGCTCGCCCATTGCGTGAGCAGATTCGTCACCGGCGGCCAGCCGGCCAGGATAAGGAAAAGGCAGAGCACCACCGAGAGAATGAAGCTGACGACCTGGTTGCGCGTCATGGCGGACGTCATGGCGGAGACCGACAGGTAAGCGCCGCAGAGGAGGAGGCTGCCGATGTAACTCGCGACGATCACGCCGTTGTCGGGATGGCCGAGGTAGTTGACGGTGATGACGATCGGAAAAGTCAGCGCCAGGGCAATCGCGAGCACCAGCCACGAGGCCAGGAATTTTCCGACAATCGCCTGCCACGGCGTAATCGGCATTGTCAGGAGTAACTCGATCGTCCCGAGTCGCCGTTCCTCGGACCACATCCGCATCCCGACGGCCGGCACGAGAAACAGATACAACCATGGGTGCCAGACGAAAAAGCTGAGGAGATTCGCCTGGCCGCGTCCGAAAAAGTTGCCGACCATGAAGGTGAAGAAGCCGGTCAGGAGCAGGAAGATTACGATCAAAACGTAGGCGACGGGGGAAGCGAAATAGCCGGTCACTTCGCGCTTTGCGATCGAGAGAATATGCCGAAGCGCGGTTCCGCCGGAGGGTTTCTCCGGCGCAACGGTAGTGGCCTTGGTCGCTGAAGATTTGGTGAGGACCGCTTCGCTCATTCCGAATCCCCTTCCTGCTTCGTTTCTGGACGGGTGATGCCGCGGAAGACTTCATCCAGCCGGCCTTCTTCCGTGTGCAACTCTTCGATCTTCCACCGCTCCGTGAGGGCGATCTCGCTGATGGCCCGCGCCAATTCACCCGGCGCGCCGTTCTTCTTCGCGTAAGCCCGAATCGTCACGGGCGACTCGGCCAGGACGGTGCATTTTCCGACCGCTTGAAGTTGCTTGAGCCTCTGCGCGACCGCCGCCGCATCTCCGCCGACCAATCGCACCGTTACCGCGCCGGCATGTTCCGAGCGCTGCTTCAATTCCTCCGGCGTCCCGTTCGCCACGATCCGGCCGCGATCGATGATGATCGCGCGCGAGCAGGCGGCCTCGACCTCTTCGAGGATGTGGGTCGAGAAGATGATCGCCTTGGTTTCACCCATCTTGCGAATCAGCGTCCGGACCTCGTGCTTCTGGTTCGGGTCGAGCCCGTCAGTTGGCTCGTCCAAAATGAGAACTTCGGGATCGTGAATGATCGACTGCGCGAAACAGGTCCGGTGCCGGTAGCCCTTGGACAGAGTGTCGATGCTCTGGTGGAGGACCGAGTCGAGAAAGCACATCTCGACCACGCGCTCGATGGCCTCCTCCTTCGCGTCGCCGCGAAGTCCGCGGAGTTCGGCGGTGAAGCCCAGAAATCCCCGCACCGTCATGTCGGTGTAGGAAGGAGCGTTCTCCGGCAAATACCCGATCAGCCGTTTGGCCGGAATCGGGTTGTCCAGCATATTGAACCCGCCCACCGAGACCTCGCCCGCCGACGGCGGAATGAACCCGGTAATCATCCGCATCGTGGTCGATTTGCCCGCGCCATTGGGCCCGAGAAACCCAAGAACTTCCCCCGTTTTCACGGTGAACGACACCCCATCCACCGCCGTGATGGCCCCAAAAGTCTTCTTCAGATCCGTGACCTCGATCATGCGTAAAAATTTTTCAGGACTTGTATGACACTCAATTTTTTCAAATCGTCAAGAGACTGACGGACATCGTGGGGTGGGCGATTTGAACCTTCTCCGGATCCCAAATGGTAAGTGGGAGAAGGGTTAGGGTCATATTTTTTGCTTTTCCATGCTGGCGCTTTTGAGCACCGCAGCATTCGGTCAGAGAAGACCGCCTATCCGAAACGCCATCCGCCCGCCGCTGCTTCGGCGGTGTGGGAGCGCCGGGTGCCTGCTAGACGCCGATGCCGCGCCCTCGATCCCTTGCTATTAGTAGCTTCGGAACGAGGAGAAGCTAACCCAGACGTCGGTGCCACGGAGGATTCCCATCGGAGCGAGGGAGGGCGGGACGTGCTTGGCGATAGAGGTGAAAAGTTTGTTACTCCCGGATCTTGGGTGCGATAGCGATCGAGGGCTCCTGGATCGTTACGGCGGACAAAGTGCGTGCATTTGTCGCTGCTCCTCCGGCTCCCTGAGCGACGAAAGTAACCAAGATCGTAGAGCTTTTTCTCAGCGCGATGCGGAGCTCTTCTGTGATAACGAGTCGAGCATGCGCCGGTTGGAAAACGCCATCCGATTCGCTTCGAATTCCAGTTCCATAAAGCGCCAGATTGCCCACCGAGCGTCCGCGGGCCTCTGCGTCCGAGTGAACGAACACTTCGAAGTAAACGCCCGGTGGCCGTTCTGTCTCAATCTTGTCGAGATCGAGGACGACATCGGACGTGAGATCGGCCGCCGCCGCGAGCAATTGTTCCCGGTCCGCGGCAAGGCTGACTTGAACAGTTACCGCATCAGATTGGGCCGGAATCACTATCGGAGGCAAACGCGCCGTGATTGTAAACGTCACGGCGGTCGCCGCCAAAAGCGAACGGATCGGCCTCAATCCTTCTTTTCTTGTGAACGCCGAACCGAAATCACCGCGTTGCCGATGTTAACACTGGCATTGCTGCGCAATTCTTTCGGCTCGTTCGTTCCAGCGCCCCGCGCGACAAATTGGAGGAGGACTGGCCCCTGATTCTCCTGCGAGAGGCTTGCCTTCAGAGCCTCATCGATCCGAAACGCGAATGCCGCGCCATGGGCGGCTCCGTGTCCCTCGGGGCCGCGCACGCCGCCGCCGAAGAGGGCGAGATTGCCGATGTAATGCGGGCTCTCCGAGGTGGCGCGCTCCTCCTTGGGCAGGCCAAAATAAATCTCCCAATAAACGTTGGGCTGGCGATCGGCGGTAACGTCGGTGAGCTGGAGCGCAAACTCTGTG is drawn from Chthoniobacterales bacterium and contains these coding sequences:
- a CDS encoding sulfatase-like hydrolase/transferase, which codes for MSPGLHRPDNISPGRKPFGWAPYCVLVLAVGVILTVLNKLQVFGGVIDRTWFNVFRYTLHFHVGVFGCAVLTTFLYLLRRWRIPAFLRIAVFASFFIWFIWVVVWVLVRRAFGIELLSDILWELLTNRAAIAAVGLGETEFALGVGTVVLLGTALGFLSDRISQRSNERLLRTGCVSFVLVFALVHLSLRLHARFHQNSKEHVIVAYHDYVPSFLHVMQANAGPQGDRPALPTLESRTRTAAYFDPKRTERMPAIPRPRNIVWINIESFRFDAIDEKTMPRLMAYADHFQVRLQRRHWSGGNATQFGIFSQLTGLSGYHLHHLSRANMPDPFLTLLGKNGYRLRVAKKKQLKYIGLSVLLPPGTVEQDVEKGSQDVEDRRMIDRYLEDRASRPAGTFNFDFIAFDATHWPYPFPQEHAVFQPAPPLNGSQMILGFPEELEFVRNRYRNACHFVDEQIARVLDDLRARNELDSTLVVILGDHGEEFEERGQITHAAVLNDFQARTPLWMHLPDAGPGPLRLEVPTTHLDVVPTILESFGFEEDVLYTQGRSLLSALEDRPVLCLSDTGFRVPLYRTLVTGTYISRWAQRPLQYLFAGVQRRDGGKVEGEEWLREARLLNSEAAAMFELLPDVSQPPREFDGRNRP
- a CDS encoding DUF4340 domain-containing protein, which produces MKGKQLAVVLVVLAVIGGVALFLQQRNAASWSSSSVKATGKILDFPLNDVSQITIKASSAELNLAKKDGVWKVKERADYPANFDLISSLLRKIWELRAVQDVKIGPSQFGRLQLLDPGSDPNSGTLLDLKGDGGKRIAALLIGKKYLKQSDGSSFAPPEGMPSGRYARTVDSANRVVLVADTLDEVDPKPEKWLSRDFIKVENAKTITLAGATPPMNWKLTRDTATSPWKLADAKPGEELDVTKASAIAALFSYAPVADVMAPDAPVAETGLDKPAVITIETFDGFVYTLKIGKPVGENYPVLVSVAATLPKERTPGKDEKPEDKAKLDQEFQIKQTQLTEKLAKEQKLEPRPYLIAKGTVEQLLKERSGLLAAKTPTPTPAVGTPTPAPTQKQRK
- a CDS encoding ABC transporter ATP-binding protein, with the translated sequence MAVAPTLERERSREKDFAAIATEATLKNMDAEVSLSCEGIERFLGEEDSRVHALRGVSLQLERGTVHAVVGPSGCGKSTLLYILGLLDQADSGSVAIENEIVSHLAHDALDRKRNELLGFIFQFHFLLEDFTAQENVMIPMRRLAAATEEEMLARSAHLLDAVGLGGKLKRPSRHLSGGEQQRVAVARSLANNPSVILADEPTGNLDSANSRRVFELLQRIVQEERKAMLLVTHNPEIAEACDWIHEMQDGLIVGSHPRRLRYG
- a CDS encoding ABC transporter permease codes for the protein MSEAVLTKSSATKATTVAPEKPSGGTALRHILSIAKREVTGYFASPVAYVLIVIFLLLTGFFTFMVGNFFGRGQANLLSFFVWHPWLYLFLVPAVGMRMWSEERRLGTIELLLTMPITPWQAIVGKFLASWLVLAIALALTFPIVITVNYLGHPDNGVIVASYIGSLLLCGAYLSVSAMTSAMTRNQVVSFILSVVLCLFLILAGWPPVTNLLTQWASSWLVETIAAFSVMTHFESIQNGVIDSRDVIFFLSVIVFCLFATSVIIRAHRAG
- a CDS encoding Gldg family protein translates to MDSTKKKQLETFLYSTIGIVAMVLILIAINFIASRARARVDLTSEKAYTLSPGTRAILAKLDTPVQIRFYCTKNASAMPVFLTNYAQRIEDLLGEYRQASKGQIEIQRLNPEPDSDAEDSARLDGVEPQQTRTGERIYLGLSVGMLDQKQALPFLTPDRERLLEYDISRAIARVTTAEKPVIGVMSPLPVMGETNPIMTQRGQNGTPPWAFMAELKRDFNVKQVEVTADKIPDDIKVLVVIHPKNFSDVAQYALDQFVLRGGKLVAFVDPLCALDRSAQSPMGGMPPPSTSNLDKLFKAWGLSFDTATVVVDMEHVAQLQQGPNPTVLALNETAINKEDVVSAQADNLLMALAGAFTGTPPDGLTKTILIKSSKNSAVTDARMAAMAPGQIASSFAATGTEYSLALRLTGKFKTAFPDGKPKPAASPAEQKPEEKPAETGLKESAQPSAVVLIGDADMIQDPLSVREIQGLGQRLIMPLNSNLSFAQSVVEQLAGDSNLITVRSRASRERPFTVVQKLQAEADASYRSKIKELEQSLAETQRKVNELQQNKDANQRFILSPEQQQELVSFRKKEAESKTQLKQMRKKLRSEIDSLENRIKWFNIAGMPAAVIVAGFALALRKRKRQ
- a CDS encoding ATP-binding cassette domain-containing protein, which gives rise to MIEVTDLKKTFGAITAVDGVSFTVKTGEVLGFLGPNGAGKSTTMRMITGFIPPSAGEVSVGGFNMLDNPIPAKRLIGYLPENAPSYTDMTVRGFLGFTAELRGLRGDAKEEAIERVVEMCFLDSVLHQSIDTLSKGYRHRTCFAQSIIHDPEVLILDEPTDGLDPNQKHEVRTLIRKMGETKAIIFSTHILEEVEAACSRAIIIDRGRIVANGTPEELKQRSEHAGAVTVRLVGGDAAAVAQRLKQLQAVGKCTVLAESPVTIRAYAKKNGAPGELARAISEIALTERWKIEELHTEEGRLDEVFRGITRPETKQEGDSE
- a CDS encoding glycosyl hydrolase family 28-related protein, with translation MRTRLFSIVLLLSLGFCLPAMAEDRINVTDPAYAGGAIPNDGQDDTAAINAAVNAGPANAGRSIYFPPGSYNYTGFIWLPANTSYRFYGDGPGVSTIVFTGNPSGGIWGYNMGSATLQVDGLTLQANSRACGTAIYAVFNPSGSNDKVRSATIHNVQIIRSLQGNSVAGFWNGGIYLERAQNAVIDKAEIIGLPRFQDGVMGAGPWEQPRPPFGISNTPVEKGDVVAGADPGWGDPGQDYGIKWVSSNDYKTTGLQLSNLMIWWCNAALQTSGWVEGLYLNGFEFAFCGDFGVPVIDLSSSAPNLGSAFHLVNGHVGALQNGIRLTNLRGAKVSKILFIHVSGAYADPCCDDNGQPEGCHPRPACNTLPYTSSGDDLALNSSTDAVISANSFVGVGTDETDENCILLNNSHSVQISENYFTHVLPVNPVDACIKILFSSNLVRVINNVFELNGNNPYGGVNRPYNDAATDTYYRGNTQ
- a CDS encoding glycosyl hydrolase family 28-related protein, translating into MKKRLSPILAIILLSLFACFSARGVGFDRINVTAYGAVPNDGADDTAAINTALTKGQSIYFPAGTYNYNGSMILQGSLAGKPFRFYGEGPGVSTIIFTNASSGGINAPSMGQNSLVVEGLTLQANSSGCATAIDATFGNGVYRAATIHNVQIKGTSTDGTNGTSWSNGIHLVGATHSVLDKVEITGNTATTTGIWFEPPGGSPPQAATGFNMSNIQVKWCNTALRTTGHIEGVYLTGFEFTSCGRGGLPAVDLNVTTLAQGGAFHLVNGTIDMIGDGLVLTKPSFAKISNVRFVHNAPGATVSNMLKISDGFNVTVSQCSFYGGDANGPGENGITGLNTTSLQLNGNNFNHMLAPGLGTGVVVWGECPGLRITDNLFTDFGHGQYWVAVTGTPAPYYCGNYPSTSNVCGNNP